The proteins below are encoded in one region of Telopea speciosissima isolate NSW1024214 ecotype Mountain lineage chromosome 10, Tspe_v1, whole genome shotgun sequence:
- the LOC122643161 gene encoding agamous-like MADS-box protein AGL62, protein MAENRSSKGRKKIEMKKIRNEEYLQVTFSKRRAGLFKKANELYSLCGAEIAILLSSPAGTVFSFGHPSVETVIDRFVNRGTPQEPSVLPSINHEANVPELTRRYTDIVTQLEDGEMKGKELKAPVLNANNGDLWWEDPLDTLDLEDLQHLKFAVGYMKESLLMNTRTTVNNAVIAPHGFGFGFHNGLGS, encoded by the coding sequence ATGGCAGAAAACAGATCTAGCAAGGGACGCAAGAAGATCGAAATGAAGAAGATCCGCAATGAAGAATATCTTCAAGTCACATTCTCTAAGCGTAGAGCTGGGCTTTTCAAGAAGGCCAACGAGCTCTACAGCTTATGTGGTGCAGAGATTGCCATCCTTCTTTCCTCCCCAGCGGGcactgttttttcttttggacaCCCTTCTGTTGAGACTGTTATAGACAGATTCGTCAACAGAGGCACACCACAGGAACCAAGTGTCCTTCCAAGTATTAATCATGAAGCCAATGTACCAGAGCTTACTAGACGATATACGGATATCGTCACCCAATTAGAGGACGGAGAGATGAAGGGTAAGGAACTGAAAGCACCAGTACTAAATGCTAACAATGGTGATTTATGGTGGGAAGACCCCTTGGACACCCTTGACTTGGAGGATCTGCAACACTTGAAATTCGCGGTGGGCTACATGAAGGAAAGCCTACTCATGAACACTAGGACCACTGTGAACAATGCTGTTATTGCTCCtcatggttttgggtttggattccATAATGGGCTTGGAAGCTAA
- the LOC122643163 gene encoding putative disease resistance protein RGA1: MAEAKLVVSGVGEILKLVISMATEEIGLVWHVKEELNKLIRTVTAIQALLLDAEKQQEEKETVRLFLRRLKDVAYAAEDVLDEFGYQTSRLKAKNSKVSNFLHSISVPFKSKMAHKIQNINKEFDEIKSYMDSFSFASASILPTNLLQNRKTTMPIETFSFVDESEVVGRDVDKSEIVSMLTSTDNQDIILSVLSIVGMGGLGKTTLAKLVYNDGLVVNYFDKRIWVHVSKDFDSKKILTNILESVTNGPCQFSSIDVIQRNLRDALSEKRFLLVLDDVWNDDSEQWDMLKTSLKIGARGSKIIATTRIVEVASMIGTFASHHLKNLSEDNCWSILKNKAFGNGGVEETPKMVAIGKEILKKCRGVPLAAKSLGGLMHIKKDEQEWLSIKNSEIWALPMDKDGILPALKLSYDHLPSPLKQCFLYCSIFPKGAYIFKKHLTQQWMALGFLQPSIGGRPMEDIGNDYVNYLLCNSFFQDTEKDKIGEIEKFKMHDLVFDLADSLSRFDNVVVGVAELKNNSDVLHLRLLYMGGDIKKIQEGLCTARNLRSLHLECMGTRTSICSNVLDILFKKFKHLRVLHLRNCGIKELPSSIKKLKHLRYFNLRGNPIEALPVFITSLYNLQTLDLSYCFVKELPPNMRKMVNLRQLMVYQEDEDGLCLISQMPIEMGRLICLNELWTFVVDQKRGQRIKELQHLDLGGCLNIYNLENVRSREEAEKANLMGKEKLVALQISWGSRGNWDGDHDSSSSSMLMGNEDKKTTVVEEDDHVLQGLRPHSNLKQLVIRNFGGENLPGWMMSTGCEFFLPNLVKLYLQNCERLERVPSLGLLPSLKVLHIKGVKRVKSLGSESYHGGDGRSNGRATTLFPSLEELSLGQLRSLEEWREPAATQQEGLLSLDCPNSFPRLEKIFVEDCPKLVTMPSWFPSLEILQIIRSNGILLRNAPTLKQLLRPQVMRMRMRMIMRVCKK, translated from the exons atggctGAAGCAAAATTAGTGGTCAGTGGTGTGGGTGAGATCCTGAAGCTGGTGATCTCCATGGCAACCGAGGAGATTGGGCTTGTGTGGCATGTCAAGGAAGAACTGAACAAGTTAATACGCACTGTGACTGCCATCCAAGCATTACTACTGGATGCtgaaaaacaacaagaagaaaaggagactGTGAGACTTTTCTTGAGAAGGCTTAAAGATGTTGCTTATGCTGCTGAAGACGTTTTGGATGAATTCGGTTACCAAACCTCAAGACTGAAGGCGAAAAACAGCAAGGTTAGCAATTTCTTGCACTCAATTTCAGTTCCTTTTAAGTCAAAGATGGCTCACAAGATCCAGAATATAAACAAGGAGTTTGATGAAATTAAAAGTTACATGGATTCATTCAGTTTTGCAAGTGCTTCTATACTACCCACAAatcttcttcaaaatagaaagaCCACTATGCCCATAGAGACATTCTCTTTTGTAGATGAGTCTGAGGTTGTAGGAAGGGATGTTGACAAGTCAGAGATAGTAAGCATGTTAACTAGCACTGACAATCAAGATATTATTCTGTCGGTCCTCTCCATAGTTGGAATGGGAGGGCTTGGAAAGACCACTCTTGCTAAACTTGTCTACAATGATGGTCTTGTTGTCAACTATTTTGATAAAAGAATTTGGGTCCATGTCTCTAAAGATTTTGATTCCAAGAAAATATTGACAAACATCTTAGAATCTGTTACCAATGGACCATGCCAATTTTCATCTATTGATGTGATACAGAGGAATCTCAGAGATGCGTTGAGTGAGAAGCGGTTTTTACTTGTACTGGATGATGTTTGGAATGATGATAGTGAACAATGGGATATGCTTAAGACTTCATTAAAAATTGGTGCGAGAGGTAGCAAAATCATTGCTACTACTCGCATTGTTGAAGTTGCATCAATGATAGGCACATTTGCTTCACACCACCTTAAAAACTTATCGGAAGATAATTGTTGGTCCATTCTCAAGAATAAAGCTTTtgggaatggaggggttgaagaGACTCCAAAAATGGTGGCAATAGGGAAAGAAATTCTGAAAAAGTGTAGAGGAGTGCCATTAGCCGCGAAATCACTAGGAGGCTTAATGCATATCAAGAAAGACGAACAAGAGTGGTTATCAATAAAGAATAGTGAGATCTGGGCTTTACCTATGGATAAAGATGGAATCCTTCCTGCACTAAAATTGAGCTATGATCACTTGCCATCACCTTTGAAACAATGTTTCTTATATTGTTCGATATTTCCAAAGGGTGCTTATATCTTCAAAAAGCATCTAACCCAACAATGGATGGCACTGGGGTTCCTCCAACCATCCATAGGGGGTAGGCCAATGGAAGATATTGGAAATGATTATGTCAACTATTTGTTGTGCAATTCATTCTTTCAAGACACTGAGAAAGATAAGATTGGTGAGATAGAGAAGTTCAAGATGCATGATCTTGTTTTTGATCTGGCAGATTCTCTTTCAAGGTTTGACAATGTAGTTGTTGGGGTTGCAGAGTTAAAAAACAACTCTGATGTTCTTCATTTGAGATTATTGTATATGGGTGGGGATATAAAAAAGATTCAAGAAGGCTTATGTACGGCAAGAAATTTGCGGTCGTTGCATTTGGAATGCATGGGAACTAGAACTTCCATTTGCAGCAATGTCCTTGATATTCTgttcaaaaaattcaaacattTACGTGTTCTACATTTACGTAATTGTGGAATTAAAGAGTTACCATCCTCCATTAAGAAGTTGAAACACTTAAGGTACTTTAACCTCAGGGGCAATCCAATTGAAGCATTACCTGTATTTATCACCAGCCTTTACAATCTGCAGACATTGGACCTTTCATATTGTTTTGTAAAAGAGCTTCCtccaaatatgagaaaaatgGTAAACTTGAGGCAACTTATGGTttatcaagaagatgaagatgggtTATGTTTGATTAGTCAAATGCCAATTGAGATGGGAAGACTAATCTGCCTTAATGAATTATGGACATTTGTTGTGGACCAAAAAAGGGGGCAGCGTATCAAAGAGTTGCAACACCTGGACCTTGGAGGATGTTTAAATATCTACAATCTTGAGAATGTGAGAAGCAGAGAGGAAGCAGAGAAGGCAAAtttaatgggaaaagaaaagCTTGTTGCGTTGCAGATATCTTGGGGAAGTCGTGGTAATTGGGATGGTGATCATGATAGTAGTAGTTCTTCTATGTTAATGGGAAATGAGGATAAAAAAACTACCgttgttgaagaagatgatcatGTACTACAAGGTCTTCGACCTCATTCGAATCTGAAACAACTAGTAATCAGAAACTTTGGAGGTGAAAATTTACCTGGATGGATGATGAGTACTGGATGtgagttctttctccctaatttGGTGAAACTCTATCTACAAAACTGCGAGCGATTGGAGCGTGTCCCCTCACTTGGACTGCTACCATCTCTTAAAGTTCTTCATATAAAGGGAGTGAAAAGGGTGAAGAGTCTTGGAAGTGAGTCGTATCATGGTGGGGATGGCCGTAGCAATGGAAGAGCTACAACATTATTCCCTTCATTGGAAGAACTTTCCCTAGGACAGTTGCGTAGCTTAGAAGAATGGAGGGAACCAGCAGCAACACAACAAGAAGGCTTATTATCATTAGATTGCCCTAATTCCTTCCCTCGCCTTGAGAAGATATTTGTAGAAGATTGCCCCAAGTTGGTGACCATGCCCAGTTGGTTTCCTTCTCTTGAAATACTCCAAATCATAAGAAGTAATGGCATCTTGCTAAG aaatgccccaaccTTGAAGCAATTATTACGCCCCCaagtgatgaggatgaggatgaggatgatcATGAGGGTGTGCAAGAAGTAG
- the LOC122643162 gene encoding agamous-like MADS-box protein AGL62: MVERRSSNGLRRTAMKKIHNPDALQVTFSKRRAGLFKKANELYNLYGAKVTILVSSLAGTVFSFGHPSVETVIDRFLNTGTPQEPSVPPSIDANRQANVPELTRRYLS; the protein is encoded by the coding sequence ATGgtagaaagaagatccagcaaTGGGCTCCGGAGGACTGCAATGAAGAAGATCCACAATCCAGATGCTCTTCAAGTCACATTCTCGAAGCGGAGAGCTGGACTTTTCAAGAAGGCCAACGAGCTCTACAACTTATATGGTGCAAAGGTCACCATCCTTGTTTCCTCCCTAGCGGGCACTGTTTTCTCTTTTGGACACCCTTCTGTTGAGACTGTTATAGACAGATTCCTCAATACAGGCACACCACAGGAACCAAGTGTCCCTCCAAGTATCGATGCTAATCGTCAAGCCAATGTACCGGAGCTTACTAGGCGATATCTTAGTTAG